From Chaetodon trifascialis isolate fChaTrf1 chromosome 1, fChaTrf1.hap1, whole genome shotgun sequence, one genomic window encodes:
- the secisbp2l gene encoding selenocysteine insertion sequence-binding protein 2-like — MDASDNKDVKLSAEVEPFIPQKKGLEGSLVSMSLSGEAGGGGGGGGIGGGNGGVETTPIPSYLITCYPFVQENQPNRQHPMYNGGELRWQQPNPSPGGSYLAYPILSSPQPPVSNDYAYYQIMPAPCPPVMGFYQPFPGTYAGPVQAGVVNPVSADVSDRPLPLGPAYGMASQRGRGMIRPNVLPKQQLGVCQPPRGRRPPTRSVAVQKEVCTLGPDGRTKTVMLVDAAQQTDFPGEVSGRSAAERASPLLWKNRTKRRRASHPGEIYSEQGASEADIDSDSGYCSPKHNQATGVTQRTAENAAAPTGVEAGVMTAGTWVNVASQATPKSWGDRNGQFHRADQRKNPEQRNFSQDFHSSYTGRVPPNQSEQRLQPAVVTGTELTPEPLYFEDEDEFPDLATGGAVQRNTKPESTPAQTHTQPKLPKNLLDNLPENSPINIVQTPIPITTSVPKRAKSQRKKALAAALATAQEYSEISMEQKKLQEAFTKAAGKKSKTSVELDLGDMLAALEKHQQAMKARQLTNTKPLSFTVGTTTPFHGSGSTSVPSVLKGHQQPYSAPHNSLDSTAPRIKRGKEREIPKVKRPTALKKIILKEREGKKGKASVEQESSGQEEHGEECLHFTDDLAREPASQEENGLSMPSDASLSPASQNSPYSITPVSQGSPASSGIGSPMASNAITKIHSRRFREYCNQVLSKEIDESVTLLLQELVRFQERVYQKDPTKAKSKRRLVMGLREVTKHMKLHKIKCVIISPNCEKIQAKGGLDEALYNVIAMAREQEIPFVFALGRKALGRCVNKLVPVSVVGIFNYSGAEGLFNRLVSLTEEARKAYKDMVSALEQEQAEVALKNDKKVPHHMGHSRNHSAASAISFCSIFSEPISEVNEKEYETNWRSMVETSDALEPVEAEPSRPAPSTAAQRDGEAVTAAPSAPPAGSTAPQPRTGPLTQATGERDEVRVDDRLELASQQSTETGSLDGSCRGPLNSSITSTTSTLVPGMLEEAEEEEEEEEDYTPEPISVEVPTLSSRIESWVSKTLENLQLGKSQESTEEEEEEEDEEERGQSEDEEDLDSADITETVIEVKEQAEAKKVAG; from the exons ATGGACGCTAGTGACAATAAG GATGTGAAGCTTTCAGCCGAAGTGGAACCGTTCATCCCACAGAAGAAAGGTCTCGAAGGATCCCTAGTCAGCATGAGTCTTTCTGGagaggcaggtggaggaggaggagggggaggtatAGGTGGAGGCAATGGAGGGGTGGAAACCACTCCCATACCCAGCTACCTCATCACCTGCTACCCTTTCGTCCAAGAGAACCAACCCAACAG ACAACATCCTATGTATAATGGAGGGGAGCTGCGCTGGCAGCAGCCTAACCCCAGCCCTGGCGGTTCATACCTGGCCTACCCCATCTTGTCTTCCCCCCAGCCTCCCGTCTCCAATGACTATGCTTACTACCAGATTATGCCAGCTCCATGCCCACCTGTGATGGGCTTCTACCAGCCCTTCCCTGGCACGTATGCAGGTCCTGTGCAAGCTGGAGTGGTCAACCCTGTCTCAGCAGATGTCAGTGATAGACCACTACCTCTGGGGCCAGCGTATGGGATGGCCAGTCAGAGGGGGAGAGGCATGATCCGACCTAATGTTCTCCCAAAG CAACAGTTGGGTGTGTGCCAGCCTCCAAGGGGTCGTCGGCCTCCAACCAGGAGTGTAGCTGTGCAGAAGGAGGTGTGCACCTTGGGGCCTGATGGTCGGACCAAGACAGTCATGCTGGTGGATGCGGCACAGCAGACGG ATTTCCCCGGCGAGGTGTCAGGGCGGAGTGCTGCTGAGCGGGCGAGTCCCCTGCTGTGGAAAAACCGAACAAAGAGAAGACGAGCGTCCCATCCAGGTGAAATCTACAGTGAGCAGGGCGCCAGTGAGGCAGATATAGACAGTGACAGCGGCTACTGCAGCCCCAAACACAACCAGGCGACAGGAGTAACACAACGAACAGCAGAGAATGCAGCAGCACCCACA GGAGTAGAGGCTGGTGTAATGACTG CAGGTACCTGGGTAAATGTAGCCTCTCAGGCTACCCCGAAGTCCTGGGGAGACAGAAACGGCCAGTTtcacagagcagaccagaggAAGAATCCTGAACAGAGAAACTTCTCACAG GATTTCCACAGCAGCTATACAGGGCGTGTGCCGCCCAACCAGTCAGAACAAAGGCTTCAGCCGGCAGTGGTCACTGGCACTGAGCTCACCCCAGAGCCCCTGTACTTTGAG GACGAAGATGAGTTCCCAGATCTGGCAACTGGAGGGGCTGTCCAACGCAACACCAAACCAGAATCTActccagcacagacacacacgcaacCTAAACTGCCCAAAAACCTG CTGGATAACCTCCCAGAAAACTCCCCTATCAACATTGTGCAGACACCCATCCCCATTACCACCTCTGTTCCCAAGAGGGCCAAGAGCCAGAGGAAGAAGGCTCTGGCAGCTGCCTTGGCCACTGCACAGGAGTACTCTGAAATCAGCATGGAACAGAAGAAATTACAG GAGGCATTCACCAAAGCAGCAGGGAAGAAGAGTAAAACCTCTGTCGAGCTCGACCTGGGAGACATGCTGGCGGCTCTGGAGAAACATCAGCAGGCTATGAAGGCCAGGCAGCTCACCAATACTAAGCCGCTTTCTTTTACAG TTGGAACAACAACTCCATTTCACGGTTCCGGCTCAACCAGTGTGCCGTCCGTGTTGAAGGGTCATCAGCAGCCATACTCAGCCCCACATAACTCCCTGGATTCCACTGCGCCGCGCATCAAgagggggaaggagagggagatcCCCAAAGTAAAACGGCCAACAGCTCTTAAGAAG ATTATCTTGAAGGAACGCGAAGGGAAGAAGGGGAAGGCGAGTGTGGAACAGGAGTCTTCAGGCCAGGAGGAGCATGGGGAGGAGTGTCTACATTTTACTGATGATCTTGCACGAGAGCCTGCTTCCCAAGAAG AAAATGGTCTGAGTATGCCCAGTGATGCGTCCCTCTCCCCGGCCAGTCAGAACTCTCCATATAGCATCACCCCAGTGTCCCAAGGTTCTCCTGCCAGCTCTGGCATCGGGAGCCCCATGGCTTCAAATGCCATCACGAAGATCCACAGCCGCCGATTCAGAGA ATACTGTAACCAGGTGCTGAGTAAGGAGATCGACGAGAGCGTGACTCTGCTGTTGCAGGAACTGGTTCGCTTCCAGGAGCGGGTCTACCAGAAGGATCCTACCAAGGCCAAGTCTAAACGCCGCCTGGTCATGGGCCTCAGGGAGGTCACCAAGCACATGAAGTTGCATAAGATTAAGTGTGTTATCATCTCTCCCAACTGTGAGAAGATCCAGGCCAAAG GTGGTCTGGATGAAGCCCTTTACAATGTAATCGCGATGGCCCGGGAGCAGGAGATCCCCTTTGTGTTTGCCTTGGGCAGGAAAGCTCTTGGACGCTGCGTCAACAAACTAGTGCCTGTTAGCGTGGTTGGCATTTTCAACTATTCTGGAGCTGAG ggtCTCTTCAACCGACTGGTGTCTCTGACAGAAGAGGCCAGGAAGGCCTACAAGGACATGGTGTCAGCTCTGGAGCAGGAGCAGGCCGAGGTGGCTCTGAAAAACGACAAGAAAGTCCCGCACCACATGGGGCATTCCCGCAACcactctgctgcttctgctaTCTCCTTCTGCTCCATCTTCTCTGAGCCCATCTCAGAGGTCAATGAAAAGGAGTATG AGACCAACTGGAGGAGTATGGTGGAGACTTCAGATGCCCTGGAGCCTGTAGAGGCTGAGCCGAGTCGCCCCGCACCTTCCACAGCCGCCCAGAGAGACGGTGAGGCGGTGACAGCCGCACCCAGTGCCCCCCCTGCGGGCTCCACTGCTCCCCAGCCCAGGACAGGGCCCCTGACACAGGCCACCGGAGAGAGGGACGAGGTCCGGGTAGACGACCGGCTGGAGCTGGCCTCccagcagagcacagagacgGGCTCGCTGGATGGGAGCTGCAGGGGCCCGCTGaactcctccatcacctccaccacTTCCACCCTGGTCCCTGGGATGCttgaagaggcagaggaggaagaggaggaggaggaggactacACCCCTGAACCTATTTCCGTGGAGGTGCCCACCCTCAGCAGCCGCATCGAATCCTGGGTGTCGAAGACCCTGGAAAACCTGCAGCTGGGAAAGAGCCAGGAAAGTaccgaagaggaggaggaggaagaggacgaagaggaaAGAGGGCAGAGTGAGGACGAGGAGGACCTCGATTCGGCGGACATCACAGAGACGGTGATAGAGGTCAAAGAGCAAGCGGAGGCGAAGAAGGTCGCCGGTTGA
- the LOC139331995 gene encoding SHC-transforming protein 1-like isoform X3 — protein sequence MREQTFPRFRSQTGLLPGMLKRTKYSRLRNDSLTSLEDRPQRMLPLKRDLCLDSDFAQLDPGTPTHHGPSTLRDFIPRMANIRLQSPGSLRGLRGQMNAAGDRATDGHSGRPLSRSELDSGSNQRFCSQPSLNVPPSTGQNLTHSALSCTKRPITLHRMASLPWTPSCPPCSQHRDGLCCLKTSSAADDCAAVRTANRAVYHHIKYMGSVEVTQSMRTLNFDTRMQVTREAISRLCERTSAKTAVKAKRPVCKALSAVLGRIDLHFSGSRVILAVSTDSVTLIAASSLQKIAHHPMQAISFASGGDPDMADYIAYVAKDLLNQRACHILECPQGGAGEVINSIGQAFETRFRQLLSHTPSLLSTSPRPAVTLCHKWSPEETRPDQKAKQEGEVSENRDYYNMIPGKMPPAGGIEDLRLARGENKRDADPQGVCSSQPVSLYENCSITEETAAPPAETRIQDLIQEEGWFHGRLGREQAESLLTCSGDFLVRESSSASGQYVLSGMEGATVRHLLLVDPHGQVRTRDQVFLSVGHLVRFHMENQMPIVSGSSELCLKQPVLQRQ from the exons ATGAGAGAGCAAACCTTTCCCAGGTTCAGATCACAGACAGGACTCTTACCAG GCATGCTGAAGCGCACCAAGTACAGCCGTCTGCGCAACGATTCGCTGACGTCTCTGGAGGATCGGCCCCAAAGAATGCTGCCGCTGAAGAGGGACCTTTGCTTGGACTCTGACTTTGCCCAGCTGGATCCTGGGACGCCTACACACCACGGGCCGTCCACTCTGAGGGACTTCATCCCCCGCATGGCCAACATCCGATTGCAAAGTCCCGGTTCCCTGCGGGGCCTGAGGGGACAGATGAACGCAGCCGGGGACAGAGCCACGGATGGACACAGTGGCAGACCCCTGTCCAGATCAGAGTTGGACTCGGGGTCTAATCAAAGATTTTGTAGCCAACCTTCCCTCAACGTTCCCCCATCGACTGGCCAAAACCTAACTCACTCGGCTCTGAGCTGCACAAAGAGACCCATCACACTGCATCGGATGGCCAGCCTCCCCTGGACCCCCAGCTGTCCTCCCTGCTCGCAACACAGAGACGGGTTGTGCTGTTTGAAgacttcctctgcagcagatgacTGTGCAGCGGTGCGGACAGCAAACAGAGCGGTTTACCATCACATCAAG taCATGGGCAGCGTGGAGGTTACCCAGTCCATGAGAACCCTCAACTTTGACACAAGAATGCAAGTCACACG AGAGGCAATCAGCAGACTGTGTGAGAGGACATCAGCCAAGACAGCTGTGAAAGCTAAAAGG CCCGTATGCAAGGCGCTGTCTGCTGTTCTGGGTCGGATCGACCTTCATTTTTCTGGGAGCAGGGTCATCCTCGCCGTCTCCACAGACAGCGTGACACTGATCGCCGCCTCCTCCTTACAG aAGATTGCCCATCACCCCATGCAGGCCATTTCCTTTGCCTCTGGAGGAGACCCA gACATGGCAGATTACATCGCTTATGTTGCAAAGGACCTCCTCAATCAAAGAG catgTCACATCCTGGAGTGTCCCCAGGGTGGAGCCGGCGAGGTTATCAACAGCATCGGTCAGGCCTTTGAGACTCGTTTTCGCCAGCTTCTCAGCCACACGCCATCGCTCCTGTCCACCAGTCCCAG GCCAGCAGTTACACTCTGTCATAAGTGGAGCCCAGAGGAGACAAGACCAGACCAAAAGGCCAAGCAGGAGGGTGAAGTCAGCGAGAATCGAGACTACTACAACATGATCCCAGGAAAGATGCCACCCGCTGGGGGAATAGAGGACCTGCGGCTCGCAAGGGgggaaaacaaaagagatgCTGACCCTCAGGGG GTTTGTTCGTCTCAGCCTGTTTCACTGTATGAAAACTGCTCCATCACAGAAGAaactgcagctccacctgcag AGACACGGATCCAGGACCTGATCCAGGAGGAGGGCTGGTTCCACGGCAG GTTAGGAAGAGAGCAGGCGGAGTCGCTCCTCACCTGCAGTGGGGACTTCCTGGTCAGagagagcagctctgcctctggtCAGTATGTCCTCAGTGGTATGGAGGGAGCCACCGTGCGCCACCTGCTGCTGGTCGATCCACACGGGCAG GTGCGGACCCGTGACCAGGTGTTTCTGAGTGTCGGTCATCTGGTGCGTTTCCACATGGAGAACCAGATGCCCATCGTGTCCGGAAGCAGCGAGCTGTGTCTGAAACAGCCAGTCCTGCAAAGACAATAA
- the LOC139331995 gene encoding SHC-transforming protein 1-like isoform X2 translates to MREQTFPRFRSQTGLLPGMLKRTKYSRLRNDSLTSLEDRPQRMLPLKRDLCLDSDFAQLDPGTPTHHGPSTLRDFIPRMANIRLQSPGSLRGLRGQMNAAGDRATDGHSGRPLSRSELDSGSNQRFCSQPSLNVPPSTGQNLTHSALSCTKRPITLHRMASLPWTPSCPPCSQHRDGLCCLKTSSAADDCAAVRTANRAVYHHIKYMGSVEVTQSMRTLNFDTRMQVTREAISRLCERTSAKTAVKAKRPVCKALSAVLGRIDLHFSGSRVILAVSTDSVTLIAASSLQIAHHPMQAISFASGGDPDMADYIAYVAKDLLNQRACHILECPQGGAGEVINSIGQAFETRFRQLLSHTPSLLSTSPRPAVTLCHKWSPEETRPDQKAKQEGEVSENRDYYNMIPGKMPPAGGIEDLRLARGENKRDADPQGVCSSQPVSLYENCSITEETAAPPAVLTPSVESELSAEQCAPLPETRIQDLIQEEGWFHGRLGREQAESLLTCSGDFLVRESSSASGQYVLSGMEGATVRHLLLVDPHGQVRTRDQVFLSVGHLVRFHMENQMPIVSGSSELCLKQPVLQRQ, encoded by the exons ATGAGAGAGCAAACCTTTCCCAGGTTCAGATCACAGACAGGACTCTTACCAG GCATGCTGAAGCGCACCAAGTACAGCCGTCTGCGCAACGATTCGCTGACGTCTCTGGAGGATCGGCCCCAAAGAATGCTGCCGCTGAAGAGGGACCTTTGCTTGGACTCTGACTTTGCCCAGCTGGATCCTGGGACGCCTACACACCACGGGCCGTCCACTCTGAGGGACTTCATCCCCCGCATGGCCAACATCCGATTGCAAAGTCCCGGTTCCCTGCGGGGCCTGAGGGGACAGATGAACGCAGCCGGGGACAGAGCCACGGATGGACACAGTGGCAGACCCCTGTCCAGATCAGAGTTGGACTCGGGGTCTAATCAAAGATTTTGTAGCCAACCTTCCCTCAACGTTCCCCCATCGACTGGCCAAAACCTAACTCACTCGGCTCTGAGCTGCACAAAGAGACCCATCACACTGCATCGGATGGCCAGCCTCCCCTGGACCCCCAGCTGTCCTCCCTGCTCGCAACACAGAGACGGGTTGTGCTGTTTGAAgacttcctctgcagcagatgacTGTGCAGCGGTGCGGACAGCAAACAGAGCGGTTTACCATCACATCAAG taCATGGGCAGCGTGGAGGTTACCCAGTCCATGAGAACCCTCAACTTTGACACAAGAATGCAAGTCACACG AGAGGCAATCAGCAGACTGTGTGAGAGGACATCAGCCAAGACAGCTGTGAAAGCTAAAAGG CCCGTATGCAAGGCGCTGTCTGCTGTTCTGGGTCGGATCGACCTTCATTTTTCTGGGAGCAGGGTCATCCTCGCCGTCTCCACAGACAGCGTGACACTGATCGCCGCCTCCTCCTTACAG ATTGCCCATCACCCCATGCAGGCCATTTCCTTTGCCTCTGGAGGAGACCCA gACATGGCAGATTACATCGCTTATGTTGCAAAGGACCTCCTCAATCAAAGAG catgTCACATCCTGGAGTGTCCCCAGGGTGGAGCCGGCGAGGTTATCAACAGCATCGGTCAGGCCTTTGAGACTCGTTTTCGCCAGCTTCTCAGCCACACGCCATCGCTCCTGTCCACCAGTCCCAG GCCAGCAGTTACACTCTGTCATAAGTGGAGCCCAGAGGAGACAAGACCAGACCAAAAGGCCAAGCAGGAGGGTGAAGTCAGCGAGAATCGAGACTACTACAACATGATCCCAGGAAAGATGCCACCCGCTGGGGGAATAGAGGACCTGCGGCTCGCAAGGGgggaaaacaaaagagatgCTGACCCTCAGGGG GTTTGTTCGTCTCAGCCTGTTTCACTGTATGAAAACTGCTCCATCACAGAAGAaactgcagctccacctgcag TTCTAACTCCGTCAGTGGAATCTGAGCTCAGTGCTGAACAGTGCGCTCCTCTCCCAGAGACACGGATCCAGGACCTGATCCAGGAGGAGGGCTGGTTCCACGGCAG GTTAGGAAGAGAGCAGGCGGAGTCGCTCCTCACCTGCAGTGGGGACTTCCTGGTCAGagagagcagctctgcctctggtCAGTATGTCCTCAGTGGTATGGAGGGAGCCACCGTGCGCCACCTGCTGCTGGTCGATCCACACGGGCAG GTGCGGACCCGTGACCAGGTGTTTCTGAGTGTCGGTCATCTGGTGCGTTTCCACATGGAGAACCAGATGCCCATCGTGTCCGGAAGCAGCGAGCTGTGTCTGAAACAGCCAGTCCTGCAAAGACAATAA
- the LOC139331995 gene encoding SHC-transforming protein 1-like isoform X1, with protein MREQTFPRFRSQTGLLPGMLKRTKYSRLRNDSLTSLEDRPQRMLPLKRDLCLDSDFAQLDPGTPTHHGPSTLRDFIPRMANIRLQSPGSLRGLRGQMNAAGDRATDGHSGRPLSRSELDSGSNQRFCSQPSLNVPPSTGQNLTHSALSCTKRPITLHRMASLPWTPSCPPCSQHRDGLCCLKTSSAADDCAAVRTANRAVYHHIKYMGSVEVTQSMRTLNFDTRMQVTREAISRLCERTSAKTAVKAKRPVCKALSAVLGRIDLHFSGSRVILAVSTDSVTLIAASSLQKIAHHPMQAISFASGGDPDMADYIAYVAKDLLNQRACHILECPQGGAGEVINSIGQAFETRFRQLLSHTPSLLSTSPRPAVTLCHKWSPEETRPDQKAKQEGEVSENRDYYNMIPGKMPPAGGIEDLRLARGENKRDADPQGVCSSQPVSLYENCSITEETAAPPAVLTPSVESELSAEQCAPLPETRIQDLIQEEGWFHGRLGREQAESLLTCSGDFLVRESSSASGQYVLSGMEGATVRHLLLVDPHGQVRTRDQVFLSVGHLVRFHMENQMPIVSGSSELCLKQPVLQRQ; from the exons ATGAGAGAGCAAACCTTTCCCAGGTTCAGATCACAGACAGGACTCTTACCAG GCATGCTGAAGCGCACCAAGTACAGCCGTCTGCGCAACGATTCGCTGACGTCTCTGGAGGATCGGCCCCAAAGAATGCTGCCGCTGAAGAGGGACCTTTGCTTGGACTCTGACTTTGCCCAGCTGGATCCTGGGACGCCTACACACCACGGGCCGTCCACTCTGAGGGACTTCATCCCCCGCATGGCCAACATCCGATTGCAAAGTCCCGGTTCCCTGCGGGGCCTGAGGGGACAGATGAACGCAGCCGGGGACAGAGCCACGGATGGACACAGTGGCAGACCCCTGTCCAGATCAGAGTTGGACTCGGGGTCTAATCAAAGATTTTGTAGCCAACCTTCCCTCAACGTTCCCCCATCGACTGGCCAAAACCTAACTCACTCGGCTCTGAGCTGCACAAAGAGACCCATCACACTGCATCGGATGGCCAGCCTCCCCTGGACCCCCAGCTGTCCTCCCTGCTCGCAACACAGAGACGGGTTGTGCTGTTTGAAgacttcctctgcagcagatgacTGTGCAGCGGTGCGGACAGCAAACAGAGCGGTTTACCATCACATCAAG taCATGGGCAGCGTGGAGGTTACCCAGTCCATGAGAACCCTCAACTTTGACACAAGAATGCAAGTCACACG AGAGGCAATCAGCAGACTGTGTGAGAGGACATCAGCCAAGACAGCTGTGAAAGCTAAAAGG CCCGTATGCAAGGCGCTGTCTGCTGTTCTGGGTCGGATCGACCTTCATTTTTCTGGGAGCAGGGTCATCCTCGCCGTCTCCACAGACAGCGTGACACTGATCGCCGCCTCCTCCTTACAG aAGATTGCCCATCACCCCATGCAGGCCATTTCCTTTGCCTCTGGAGGAGACCCA gACATGGCAGATTACATCGCTTATGTTGCAAAGGACCTCCTCAATCAAAGAG catgTCACATCCTGGAGTGTCCCCAGGGTGGAGCCGGCGAGGTTATCAACAGCATCGGTCAGGCCTTTGAGACTCGTTTTCGCCAGCTTCTCAGCCACACGCCATCGCTCCTGTCCACCAGTCCCAG GCCAGCAGTTACACTCTGTCATAAGTGGAGCCCAGAGGAGACAAGACCAGACCAAAAGGCCAAGCAGGAGGGTGAAGTCAGCGAGAATCGAGACTACTACAACATGATCCCAGGAAAGATGCCACCCGCTGGGGGAATAGAGGACCTGCGGCTCGCAAGGGgggaaaacaaaagagatgCTGACCCTCAGGGG GTTTGTTCGTCTCAGCCTGTTTCACTGTATGAAAACTGCTCCATCACAGAAGAaactgcagctccacctgcag TTCTAACTCCGTCAGTGGAATCTGAGCTCAGTGCTGAACAGTGCGCTCCTCTCCCAGAGACACGGATCCAGGACCTGATCCAGGAGGAGGGCTGGTTCCACGGCAG GTTAGGAAGAGAGCAGGCGGAGTCGCTCCTCACCTGCAGTGGGGACTTCCTGGTCAGagagagcagctctgcctctggtCAGTATGTCCTCAGTGGTATGGAGGGAGCCACCGTGCGCCACCTGCTGCTGGTCGATCCACACGGGCAG GTGCGGACCCGTGACCAGGTGTTTCTGAGTGTCGGTCATCTGGTGCGTTTCCACATGGAGAACCAGATGCCCATCGTGTCCGGAAGCAGCGAGCTGTGTCTGAAACAGCCAGTCCTGCAAAGACAATAA